From the Daucus carota subsp. sativus chromosome 8, DH1 v3.0, whole genome shotgun sequence genome, one window contains:
- the LOC108211374 gene encoding probable prolyl 4-hydroxylase 9 isoform X2, giving the protein MEILHSRKMNFKGRSAGRRSLRVPPTFFLCFFFFICGLFASKLLSRQEVSTGLHPKLKVQEENREFHPLSHGETGEDSLTHIPFQVLSWKPRALYFPGFATPEQCESIIKIAKASLEPSTLALRKGEKAENLKGIRTSSGTFIKASEDKSGTLDIIEDKISSATMIPRTHGEVASFLLYLSDVEEGGETMFPYENGLNYDNYDPDACAGLKVKPRKGDGLLFYSLYPNGTIDKASLHGSCPVIRGQKWVATKWLRNQLWVPKGG; this is encoded by the exons ATGGAAATATTACATTCCaggaaaatgaattttaaaggaAGAAGTGCGGGACGGCGGAGCTTACGGGTGCCTCCCACTTTCTTCCTTTgctttttcttcttcatttgcGGTCTTTTCGCTTCGAAGCTTCTCTCTCGTCAG GAGGTATCAACTGGATTACACCCAAAATTAAAAGTGCAGGAGGAGAACAGAGAGTTTCATCCATTGTCGCATGGTGAGACGGGAGAAGATTCGTTAACTCATATTCCCTTTCAG GTTCTAAGTTGGAAACCTCGTGCGTTATACTTCCCTGGTTTTGCAACGCCTGAACAGTGTGAAAGCATAATTAAGATAGCAAAGGCAagtcttgaaccttcaaccttGGCTTTACGCAAGGGAGAAAAAGCAGAAAATCTTAAAGGAATTCGCACaag CTCCGGGACATTTATAAAGGCATCTGAAGACAAAAGTGGAACCTTGGACATCATTGAAGATAAAATATCAAGCGCCACAATGATCCCTCGCACTCATGGTGAG GTTGCTTCTTTTTTGTTGTATTTATCCGATGTTGAAGAAGGTGGAGAGACTATGTTCCCGTATGAG AATGGATTAAATTATGACAATTACGATCCTGATGCGTGTGCTGGCTTAAAAGTAAAACCAAGAAAAGGCGACGGGCTTCTATTTTATTCTTTGTACCCAAATGGGACAATTGATAAG GCATCACTTCACGGGAGCTGCCCTGTAATTAGAGGGCAAAAATGGGTGGCAACAAAGTGGCTCAGGAATCAACTGTGGGTACCTAAAGGAGGGTGA
- the LOC108211374 gene encoding probable prolyl 4-hydroxylase 9 isoform X1, giving the protein MEILHSRKMNFKGRSAGRRSLRVPPTFFLCFFFFICGLFASKLLSRQEVSTGLHPKLKVQEENREFHPLSHGETGEDSLTHIPFQVLSWKPRALYFPGFATPEQCESIIKIAKASLEPSTLALRKGEKAENLKGIRTSSGTFIKASEDKSGTLDIIEDKISSATMIPRTHGEAFNILRYEIGQKYRPHYDAFNPNIYGQVKSQRVASFLLYLSDVEEGGETMFPYENGLNYDNYDPDACAGLKVKPRKGDGLLFYSLYPNGTIDKASLHGSCPVIRGQKWVATKWLRNQLWVPKGG; this is encoded by the exons ATGGAAATATTACATTCCaggaaaatgaattttaaaggaAGAAGTGCGGGACGGCGGAGCTTACGGGTGCCTCCCACTTTCTTCCTTTgctttttcttcttcatttgcGGTCTTTTCGCTTCGAAGCTTCTCTCTCGTCAG GAGGTATCAACTGGATTACACCCAAAATTAAAAGTGCAGGAGGAGAACAGAGAGTTTCATCCATTGTCGCATGGTGAGACGGGAGAAGATTCGTTAACTCATATTCCCTTTCAG GTTCTAAGTTGGAAACCTCGTGCGTTATACTTCCCTGGTTTTGCAACGCCTGAACAGTGTGAAAGCATAATTAAGATAGCAAAGGCAagtcttgaaccttcaaccttGGCTTTACGCAAGGGAGAAAAAGCAGAAAATCTTAAAGGAATTCGCACaag CTCCGGGACATTTATAAAGGCATCTGAAGACAAAAGTGGAACCTTGGACATCATTGAAGATAAAATATCAAGCGCCACAATGATCCCTCGCACTCATGGTGAG GCGTTTAACATCTTACGGTATGAGATTGGACAGAAATACAGGCCACATTACGATGCATTCAACCCTAACATATATGGACAAGTGAAGAGCCAGAGG GTTGCTTCTTTTTTGTTGTATTTATCCGATGTTGAAGAAGGTGGAGAGACTATGTTCCCGTATGAG AATGGATTAAATTATGACAATTACGATCCTGATGCGTGTGCTGGCTTAAAAGTAAAACCAAGAAAAGGCGACGGGCTTCTATTTTATTCTTTGTACCCAAATGGGACAATTGATAAG GCATCACTTCACGGGAGCTGCCCTGTAATTAGAGGGCAAAAATGGGTGGCAACAAAGTGGCTCAGGAATCAACTGTGGGTACCTAAAGGAGGGTGA